The following are encoded together in the Daphnia magna isolate NIES linkage group LG8, ASM2063170v1.1, whole genome shotgun sequence genome:
- the LOC116929534 gene encoding uncharacterized protein LOC116929534 isoform X1: MPRALDIQIKLARNHHTNHSTSWLGVVGIDSCHMKRDLFNPLLTMKYSFIIHALQVINICLLPLASTSRISKQLLLLPHQAPYYPSTDTQYPTMQQPVGPFFGYFPNFMSPCSPCPLCPATQSCPVSPVTCPSTSMCSNSSDTSTSTTTPTPITCPTCPTCATPPPAETIRTCDSGLNSAVSAAPNGTVLVDIATTGVSFICQYAFVAYPPHSKIALKCNTLSAGARFWVSPVSLQTEMGVLGIDYTSTGSHLIMTANNLLNKIGMKLQCTWTGIL; this comes from the exons ATGCCCAGGGCATTAGACATTCAGATCAAACTCGCTAGGAATCACCATACAAATCATTCAACGTCCTGGCTCGGTGTTGTTGGGATAGATTCTTGCCACATGAAGCGTGATCTCTTCAATCCCCTATTAACCATGAAGTACTCGTTCATCATCCACGCATTGCAG GTCATTAACATTTGCTTGCTTCCGTTGGCAAGCACATCGAGGATATCTAAGCAGCTATTGCTGCTTCCCCATCAAGCCCCTTATTATCCATCGACGGATACGCAATACCCAACAATG CAGCAGCCAGTAGGACCATTTTTTGGCTATTTCCCAAATTTTATGTCGCCATGCAGTCCGTGTCCGTTATGCCCTGCAACCCAATCGTGCCCAGTTTCGCCCGTAACATGTCCTTCTACCTCAATGTGCTCCAACTCTTCTGATACGTCAACCTCAACTACTACCCCTACCCCGATTACATGTCCTACTTGTCCTACCTGCGCAACACCACCACCTGCTGAAACCATCAGAA CTTGTGACTCCGGTTTGAATTCTGCCGTCTCGGCGGCGCCCAATGGGACCGTTCTTGTAGATATTGCCACAACAGGCGTCAGCTTCATTTGCCAGTACGCCTTTGTGGCGTATCCCCCGCATTCTAAAATCGCCTTGAAATGCAATACGTTATCGGCAGGGGCCAGATTTTGG GTTTCTCCTGTAAGCTTGCAAACGGAGATGGGAGTTCTAGGCATCGATTACACATCGACGGGAAGTCATTTGATTATGACCGCTAATAatttattaaacaaaataGGAATGAAATTGCAATGTACTTGGACTGGTATCCTCTAG
- the LOC116929534 gene encoding uncharacterized protein LOC116929534 isoform X2 has product MPRALDIQIKLARNHHTNHSTSWLGVVGIDSCHMKRDLFNPLLTMKYSFIIHALQVINICLLPLASTSRISKQLLLLPHQAPYYPSTDTQYPTMQPVGPFFGYFPNFMSPCSPCPLCPATQSCPVSPVTCPSTSMCSNSSDTSTSTTTPTPITCPTCPTCATPPPAETIRTCDSGLNSAVSAAPNGTVLVDIATTGVSFICQYAFVAYPPHSKIALKCNTLSAGARFWVSPVSLQTEMGVLGIDYTSTGSHLIMTANNLLNKIGMKLQCTWTGIL; this is encoded by the exons ATGCCCAGGGCATTAGACATTCAGATCAAACTCGCTAGGAATCACCATACAAATCATTCAACGTCCTGGCTCGGTGTTGTTGGGATAGATTCTTGCCACATGAAGCGTGATCTCTTCAATCCCCTATTAACCATGAAGTACTCGTTCATCATCCACGCATTGCAG GTCATTAACATTTGCTTGCTTCCGTTGGCAAGCACATCGAGGATATCTAAGCAGCTATTGCTGCTTCCCCATCAAGCCCCTTATTATCCATCGACGGATACGCAATACCCAACAATG CAGCCAGTAGGACCATTTTTTGGCTATTTCCCAAATTTTATGTCGCCATGCAGTCCGTGTCCGTTATGCCCTGCAACCCAATCGTGCCCAGTTTCGCCCGTAACATGTCCTTCTACCTCAATGTGCTCCAACTCTTCTGATACGTCAACCTCAACTACTACCCCTACCCCGATTACATGTCCTACTTGTCCTACCTGCGCAACACCACCACCTGCTGAAACCATCAGAA CTTGTGACTCCGGTTTGAATTCTGCCGTCTCGGCGGCGCCCAATGGGACCGTTCTTGTAGATATTGCCACAACAGGCGTCAGCTTCATTTGCCAGTACGCCTTTGTGGCGTATCCCCCGCATTCTAAAATCGCCTTGAAATGCAATACGTTATCGGCAGGGGCCAGATTTTGG GTTTCTCCTGTAAGCTTGCAAACGGAGATGGGAGTTCTAGGCATCGATTACACATCGACGGGAAGTCATTTGATTATGACCGCTAATAatttattaaacaaaataGGAATGAAATTGCAATGTACTTGGACTGGTATCCTCTAG
- the LOC123475296 gene encoding uncharacterized protein LOC123475296 produces MTRSTNKLFSNKVWICLFLTTVWASLICSLPNENRSSELVEPKISGADSSPVTTTDRPSTDDLIDYDFDTGDDDNDDDGPNPAMVQSISPYQTNPSFSCIILPIFLSVVVK; encoded by the exons ATGACGAGGAGCACTAATAAACTCTTTTCCAACAAAGTATGGATCTGTTTGTTCTTGACCACTGTTTGGGCTTCCCTGATTTGCAGCCTGCCCAATGAAAACCGTTCATCAG AACTAGTTGAGCCGAAGATTTCGGGAGCTGATTCGAGTCCTGTCACCACCACTGACAGGCCATCAACTGATGATTTAATTGATTACGATTTTGACACTGGCGATGATGATAACGATGATGACGGCCCCAATCCAGCGATGGTACAAAGCATTTCCCCATATCAGACTAATCCGAGCTTTTCGTGTATTATCTTACCCATTTTCCTTAGCGTGGTTGTCAAATAA
- the LOC116929537 gene encoding F-box only protein 28, with the protein MLLNFDQKDSTIVSAGLPSERSTANIFDGPLWPSTSSHHFHEKLLIHWKFVLVDEVAIFERGILALSRRFSSSILFILFAFTDSRIETDSSAIDMTDLVLDFGDKISLNMGKQTINIQVHGRSNEDHEEKFTILSLNDDVFQEILSHLPYDEIAKLRLVNRQFNDVCQKILNKGFLSVQRYHNRCLKEMKAKLPRRESERRTHPLARHIDVLTGIETRLSLLSMTYYKYTVLGVFCFIPGKVLDECYRVLREVVVHKNPPKSYELLQELRDISSMAMEHFEEHIVPTMKRNQMINTAIRNNSPRFIRCLADADDSDSESNLPSPSTSASCTPLASKTLNNFVRASFTSPNTNQSSLSSNLKIELAVQQNRMTINSQKKQIMDLRTKIFDYGRKIAEQDRLLSEYSRKLIQLEKKISSNETEGDHVPSVVTPPPSGRKRPAEDDEETVAEEPPIVKRDILRTVKGQKSVVSSFSMSLRSRKSLQ; encoded by the exons AtgcttttgaattttgatcaAAAGGATTCAACTATTGTATCCGCAGGACTCCCTTCCGAAAGAAGCACtgcaaatatatttgatggcCCTCTCTGGCCGAGTACTTCTTCCCACCACTTTCATGAAAAGTTGCTAATTCACTGGAAGTTTGTTTTGGTCGATGAGGTCGCCATCTTTGAACGGGGAATACTAGCCctaagcagacgtttttcgtCGTCAATTTTGTTTATACTTTTCGCCTTTACCGACAGTCGTATAGAGACGGACAGTAGTGCAATAGACATGACGGATTTAGTATTGGATTTCGGAGATAAAATTTCTCTGAACATGGGAAAACAGACCATAAATATACAAGTGCATGGTCGCTCTAACGAAGATCACGAGGAAAAATTCACTATATTATCGCTCAATGACGATGTTTTCCAGGAAATCCTTTCTCATTTACCTTATGATGAAATAGCAAAACTCAGATTG GTTAATCGGCAGTTCAATGATGTATGCCAAAAAATTCTGAACAAAGGTTTCTTGTCTGTTCAGCGATACCACAATCGCTGCCTCAAAGAGATGAAAGCCAAGTTGCCAAGAAGGGAGTCAGAAAGAAGAACACACCCTCTTGCCAGACATATTGATGTCTTGACAG GAATTGAGACACGCCTGTCTCTCCTGTCCATGACATATTACAAGTACACGGTGCTTGGGGTGTTTTGTTTCATCCCTGGGAAA GTACTGGATGAATGTTACAGAGTCCTGAGAGAAGTTGTAGTTCACAAAAATCCGCCCAAGTCTTACGAGCTTCTACAAGAACTTCGAGATATTTCTTCAATGGCAATGGAGCACTTTGAAGAGCACATAGTTCCCACTATGAAACGTAACCAAATGATCAACACTGCGATTCGCAATAACTCGCCTCGTTTCATCCGTTGTCTTGCGGATGCCGATGACAGCGATAGCGAATCGAATTTGCCGTCACCGTCCACCTCTGCCAGTTGCACACCACTCGCGAGCAAAACTCTAAATAATTTTGTCCGTGCTTCATTTACTAGCCCTAACACAAATCAAAGCAGTCTCTCGTCTAATCTCAAGATAGAATTGGCAGTTCAGCAAAATCGCATGACGATCAACAGTCAGAAAAAGCAGATTATGGATCTCAGAACTAAG ATATTTGattatggaagaaaaattGCCGAGCAAGACAGATTATTAAGTGAATACAGCCGAAAGCTTATAcagctggaaaagaaaatcagcagCAATGAAACCGAGGGCGATCATGTTCCATCGGTCGTAACTCCGCCTCCAAGTGGTCGTAAGAGACCAGCTGaag ACGACGAAGAAACAGTTGCCGAAGAACCTCCAATCGTGAAACGCGATATTCTTAGGACTGTCAAAGGGCAAAAATCTGTCGTTTCTAGTTTTTCGATGTCACTGCGTAGTCGCAAGAGTTTACAATAA
- the LOC116929536 gene encoding SEC14 domain and spectrin repeat-containing protein 1-like, with translation MSLSKLHKFVDLDQLPEELGGQLPYQHKQWVKNRLRMETFGKRSQMILANLSEVRGQLERGCELQKSDGGFRMIDWMVSLGTLYRNCLANVRKVEQNGRKLYKQLETDEESGFRLARTDGSVTEYTTQCQRLVQEALAGIRGRVGEAEQLYAELQCGIQHAREIRRLEAGVEAVTGWVLGPGADLLRQLILRGIGQDPDSVLVLQQELEHLELKCRDTYAKYAEVRHRLGFLFRSRCILPSDIKPRRSFMDSVCRTFAGLLERRRRVLITSYKFHRLLAEFHVKLADALRAVQSSEVGEDPTKAEGAMNMLDEFQQSIDGLCGEVESEAQRLLDLLVLPPRDAVGRELQGYDHRRERQHVQFFLRRVQDGQGRLQHAWSMERLRLRRIIEISTCERDSQQALAWLGDLCNVMKTSRGRVGCNQTEVQVLKQQQSKFQETARGAYEYGMGLLMAALVLRRSASLSPDRNRQLAAMLGSVWNRLLAAIREQMTRLRVAGLFYRDIAQHEADLNDLVNSESETKWTKENGGDSPDAEQVFRTLGRTVRLGRLLQRKILEPLLPGEGFDGCPENQQAVQVISERISCVTDLAHRLDVALGNRTDSYVDTYIMDDSVFDMEEIDVEVGFEESENISPDSSPKDEDASKSSCYQSASSNCSWNSLSPGRNIVSKTLEQLDMKPMDDFRDYVNFTPTPSKLFLQTCTPSSGVGSSTSGGSIGGLSPNSSEDSGFGTGLRVYNGSGSSKLFVKPDEPIATNADTTTSVDKSMNKMDDLLGGSRFRSSICYARSASCDSLF, from the exons ATGTCGCTGAGCAAACTGCACAAGTTCGTCGATTTGGATCAGCTACCAGAAGAGCTCGGTGGTCAACTTCCTTACCAACACAAGCAGTGGGTCAAGAACCGATTG agGATGGAAACGTTTGGGAAACGGTCGCAGATGATTCTGGCCAACTTGTCGGAAGTGCGCGGCCAACTGGAACGCGGCTGCGAGCTGCAAAAGAGTGACGGCGGCTTCCGCATGATCGATTGGATGGTCTCGCTTGGCACGCTCTACCGCAATTGCCTAGCCAACGTCCGCAAAGTCGAACAAAACG GAAGAAAACTCTACAAACAACTGGAGACGGATGAAGAGTCGGGGTTCCGGCTGGCCAGGACAGATGGATCCGTCACAGAGTACACGACCCAGTGTCAGCGACTCGTTCAGGAAGCCTTGGCCGGAATACGCGGACGCGTGGGCGAAGCTGAACAATTGTACGCCGAACTTCAGTGCGGCATCCAGCACGCACGCGAAATCCGACGCCTGGAGGCCGGAGTGGAGGCAGTCACAGGTTGGGTACTGGGACCAGGCGCTGATCTCCTCCGTCAGCTGATTCTACGCGGAATCGGCCAGGATCCCGACTCAGTCCTGGTGCTCCAGCAGGAACTGGAACACCTAGAGCTCAAGTGTCGC GATACCTATGCCAAATATGCGGAAGTGCGCCATCGACTGGGCTTCCTCTTCCGGTCGCGCTGCATCCTGCCCAGTGACATCAAGCCGAGGCGTAGTTTCATGGACTCGGTGTGTCGGACGTTTGCCGGTCTACTGGAACGACGTCGGCGCGTCCTCATCACGTCCTACAAATTTCACCGCCTTCTAGCCGAG ttccatGTCAAATTGGCTGACGCTTTGCGGGCCGTTCAGTCGTCGGAGGTGGGCGAGGATCCAACAAAAGCTGAAGGTGCCATGAATATGTTGGACGAGTTCCAGCAATCGATCG ACGGACTGTGCGGCGAAGTGGAATCGGAAGCGCAGCGTTTGCTGGACCTGTTGGTTCTTCCGCCACGCGATGCCGTCGGACGGGAACTGCAGGGCTACGACCACCGACGTGAAAGGCAACACGTTCAGTTCTTTCTCAGACGGGTTCAAGACGGCCAGGGACGTCTGCAACATGCCTGGAGCATGGAACGGCTCAGGTTGCGAAGAATTATTGAAATATCAACCTGCGAAAGAGATTCCCAACAG GCTTTGGCGTGGCTCGGCGACTTGTGCAACGTCATGAAGACCTCGAGGGGTCGAGTGGGATGCAACCAAACTGAAGTCCAAGTGCTCAAACAGCAACAGTCTAAATTTCAAGAAACGGCCAGG GGAGCTTATGAGTACGGCATGGGTTTACTGATGGCCGCTCTTGTTCTGCGTCGCTCGGCCAGCCTGTCGCCGGACCGTAATCGCCAGTTGGCCGCCATGCTCGGTTCCGTCTGGAACCGCCTCTTGGCCGCTATTCGCGAACAGATGACGCGTCTCAGAGTGGCTGGACTGTTCTATCGTGACATTGCACAG CACGAAGCCGATCTGAATGATCTGGTCAACTCCGAGAGTGAAACCAAATGGACGAAAGAGAATGGAGGCGATTCTCCGGATGCCGAGCAAGTCTTCCGCACTCTGGGACGGACCGTCCGACTTGGTCGGCTATTGCAGCGCAAGATTCTCGAGCCTCTATTACCAGGAGAAGG GTTTGATGGATGTCCGGAAAATCAACAAGCCGTTCAGGTGATTAGCGAGAGGATCAGTTGCGTGACGGATTTAGCCCATCGGTTGGACGTGGCCTTGGGTAACCGTACAGACTCGTACGTCGATACCTACATCATGGATGACAGCGTCTTCGACATGGAGGAGATCGACGTCGAAGTTGGTTTCGAAGAATCCGAAAACATCAGTCCCGATTCCAGCCCCAAGGATGAGGACGCCAGCAAATCGTCCTGCTATCAATCAGCATCGTCCAACTGCAGCTGGAACAGCCTCAGTCCCGGCCGGAACATTGTTTCAAAAACGCTGGAACAGCTGGACATGAAGCCAATGGATGACTTCCGCGATTACGTCAATTTCACGCCGACGCCCTCAAAACTCTTTTTGCAGACTTGCACACCTTCGTCGGGCGTGGGATCGTCTACTTCTGGGGGTTCCATCGGCGGACTATCGCCCAACTCGTCGGAAGACAGCGGATTCGGAACTGGACTCAGAGTCTATAACGGCAGCGGATCCAGCAAACTGTTCGTCAAGCCGGACGAACCAATTGCTACAAATGCCGACACAACTACCAGCGTAGACAAATCAATGAATAAAATGGATGACTTGCTGGGAGGGTCACGATTCCGTAGCAGCATTTGTTACGCCCGTTCAGCATCTTGCGACTcactcttttaa
- the LOC116929540 gene encoding E3 ubiquitin-protein ligase TRIM32, with protein MASSSSSPQWRIIERIICNACFEIHDGDQHVPKLLDCFHHMCKACVENRIVDGKIKCALCTKITDCPSGSSEEIYTDVDKMGLVEQLFRMCHINAVPLNFCDKCKEGAVEVCKVRMHKIYCITEDIRKYLLKIEFLRRAYEKETRADSGMLNALN; from the exons ATGGCCAGCAGCTCATCTTCTCCCCAATGGCGAATTATAGAGCGAATTATTTGCAACGCGTGCTTTGAAATACACGATGGTGATCAACATGTGCCCAAACTCTTGGATTGCTTTCACCACATGTGCAAAGCCTGTGTAGAG AACAGGATTGTAGATGGCAAGATTAAATGTGCTTTGTGCACCAAAATCACAGACTGTCCCAGTGGCAGTTCTGAAGAAATCTATACTGATGTAGACAAAATGGGGTTAGTGGAGCAGCTCTTCAGGATGTGTCACATCAATGCTGT CCCATTGAATTTCTGTGACAAATGCAAGGAGGGAGCTGTTGAAGTGTGCAAGGTTCGAATGCACAAGATCTATTGCATCACTGAAGATATTAGAAAGTACCTGTTGAAAATCGAGTTTTTGCGACGAGCCtacgaaaaagaaaccag GGCGGATTCTGGCATGCTCAACGCGTTGAACTAA